A single region of the Fundulus heteroclitus isolate FHET01 unplaced genomic scaffold, MU-UCD_Fhet_4.1 scaffold_63, whole genome shotgun sequence genome encodes:
- the LOC118561416 gene encoding E3 ubiquitin-protein ligase TRIM21-like, with the protein MSSGSNLRSEDQFLCSICLDVFTDPVSTPCGHNFCKACITQHWEANVPYKCPLCTELFTSRPQLGVNTFIKEMVAQFRHKAQQEASSSSSAAKPGEVPCDVCTGTKLKALKSCLVCLLSYCQTHLEPHLTTPRLKKHQLMEPVENLEDRMCLQHDKHLELFCRTDQTCVCSLCSVLDHKNHQFVPLREESEGKKAELKKTEAEVQKMIQSRRVKIQQIKESVKISKGAADREKAEGVQVFTALKEAERGLEELIKEIQDKQKTAEKQAEDFIKDLEQEISELMKRSSKVKQLSQSEDHLHLLQSFSSLKAAPPTKNWTEVRVHPPSYEGTVVRAAAQLLEEMKKIKKMLELKRVQQYAVDVTLDPDTAHPDLILSDDGKQVKLGDVRKKLPDNPERFSHCVNVLGHQSFSSGRFYFEVQVKGKTDWTLGVARESINRKGKITASPEEGFWTVWLRNRNEYKALAGPSVRLHLQPGPEKVGVFVDYEEGLVSFYDVDAAALIYSFTGCCFTEKLYPYFSPGLNDGGKNSAPLIICPVNQDDFNSDESEAEPESESESEPESEQESEIELIKLLTLPTVSLPDSIRLNQNQNQMNLHKQPLGEEPPV; encoded by the exons CACAGAGCTTTTCACCTCTAGACCTCAGCTGGGAGTCAACACCTTCATCAAAGAGATGGTTGCTCAGTTCAGACATAAAGCTCAGCAggaagccagcagcagcagctcagctgcTAAACCAGGAGAAGTTCCCTGTGACGTCTGCACTGGAACCAAGCTGAAGGCCCTGAAGTCCTGCCTGGTGTGTCTGCTCTCCTACTGTCAGACTCACCTGGAGCCTCATCTGACCACTCCACGTCTGAAGAAACATCAGCTGATGGAGCCTGTGGAGAACCTGGAGGACAGGATGTGTCTGCAGCACGATAAACATCTGGAGCTGTTCTGTAGGACCGACCAGACATGTGTCTgctctctctgttctgttctagACCACAAGAACCACCAGTTTGTTCCTCTGAGAGAAGAATCTGAaggaaagaaggcagagctgaagaaGACCGAGGCTGAAGTTCAGAAGATGATCCAGAGCAGACGAGTGAAGATCCAGCAGATCAAAGAGTCAGTGAAGATCAGTAAAGGTGctgcagacagagagaaagcagaAGGTGTTCAGGTCTTCACTGCTCTGAAGGAGGCTGAGAGAGGCCTGGAGGAGCTCATCAAGGAGAtccaagacaaacagaaaactgcagaGAAACAGGCTGAAGACTTCATCAAAGATCTGGAGCAGGAAATCTCTgagctgatgaagaggagctCTAAGGTGAAGCAGCTCTCACAGTCTGAagaccacctccacctcctccaaaGCTTCTCCTCCCTGAAAGCTGCTCCACCCACCAAGAACTGGACAGAGGTCAGAGTTCATCCTCCATCATATGAGGGGACTGTGGTGagagctgctgctcagctgctggaggagatgAAGAAGATCAAGAAGATGTTGGAGCTGAAGAGGGTCCAGCAGTATGCAGTGGATGTGACTCTGGATCCTGATACAGCTCATCCTGACCTCATCCTGTCTGATGATGGAAAACAG GTGAAACTTGGAGATGTGAGGAAGAAGCTTCCAGACAACCCAGAGAGATTTTCTCACTGTGTTAATGTTTTAGGACATCAGAGTTTCTCTTCAGGCAGATTTTACTTTGAGGTTCAGGTTAAAGGAAAAACTGACTGGACTTTAGGAGTGGCCAGAGAGTCCATCAACAGGAAGGGAAAAATCACAGCAAGTCCTGAGGAAGGTTTCTGGACTGTTTGGTTGAGAAATAGAAATGAGTACAAAGCTCTTGCTGGACCTTCAGTCCGTCTCCATCTCCAGCCTGGTCCTGAGAAGGTGGGGGTGTTTGTGGATTATGAGGAGGGTCTGGTCTCCTTTTATGATGTAGATGCTGCAGCTCTGATCTACTCCTTTACCGGCTGCTGCTTCACTGAGAAGCTCTATCCATACTTCAGTCCTGGTCTAAATGATGGAGGTAAAAACTCTGCTCCTCTGATCATCTGTCCTGTTAATCAGGATGATTTTAACTCTGATGAAtcagaagcagaaccagaatcagaatcagaatcagaaccagaatcagaacaaGAATCAGAAATAGAATTAATAAAATTATTGACACTACCAACAGTATCATTGCCTGACTCCATCAGactgaatcagaaccagaatcagatgAATCTCCATAAACAACCTTTGGGTGAAGAACCTCCAGTCTAA